In one Cloacibacillus porcorum genomic region, the following are encoded:
- a CDS encoding type II toxin-antitoxin system HicB family antitoxin has translation MERYGYPIVVYEERAAEGPLWIGNFPGLNGCWVEGSSKEDVLARAPYVIHEFAAACRELGWPLPGPPVLSELEETGLGEAFFIEEYLPEHGEL, from the coding sequence ATGGAGAGGTACGGCTATCCAATCGTCGTCTACGAAGAGCGGGCCGCCGAAGGGCCGCTGTGGATCGGAAATTTTCCCGGATTGAACGGCTGCTGGGTCGAGGGTTCGTCAAAGGAAGATGTGCTGGCGAGAGCTCCTTACGTGATCCACGAATTTGCCGCCGCCTGCCGTGAGCTTGGATGGCCGCTTCCAGGTCCCCCAGTCCTGTCCGAACTTGAGGAGACGGGGCTGGGAGAGGCCTTTTTCATCGAGGAATATTTACCGGAACACGGAGAGCTGTAA
- a CDS encoding dipeptidase — translation MKTKIVLDAHFDMLLDVLALRRRGEHAVLERRFLPGFRSAGINAVVCSVFILDELVPEGALRNALDQISALYADLEESASFRLCRSVRECRAAADDGRVALFLSLEGAEPLGRDILLLRVFYELGVRLLGLAWSRRNYVCDGVSFEAEAPASSQGSLTDFGRELVAEACRLGMVIDVSHLNDAGFREVAHIVKVPFIASHSNCRALSSSPRNLADWQLESLAAAGGVTGMNAYGPFAAEERSARTPEALLAHLDYVVRRYGVEHAGLGLDLCACLLAINAGYIGEGNTDLFKDHADAGERFIKAVRERYKEDEADAILGENFLRIFEMVMGG, via the coding sequence ATGAAGACGAAGATCGTACTTGACGCGCACTTTGACATGCTGCTCGATGTGCTGGCCCTGCGCCGGCGCGGAGAGCATGCCGTTTTGGAGAGACGTTTTCTGCCCGGATTTCGCTCCGCCGGCATAAACGCCGTCGTCTGTTCTGTTTTTATCCTTGACGAGCTGGTACCCGAGGGGGCGCTTAGAAACGCGCTCGATCAGATATCGGCGCTGTATGCCGACCTTGAGGAGTCCGCTTCGTTCCGGCTATGCCGCAGCGTGAGGGAGTGCCGCGCGGCGGCGGACGACGGCAGGGTCGCCCTGTTTCTCTCTCTCGAGGGCGCGGAGCCGCTTGGACGCGATATCCTTCTGCTGCGCGTATTTTATGAGCTTGGCGTTCGGCTTCTGGGACTCGCCTGGTCGCGGCGCAATTATGTCTGCGACGGCGTATCGTTTGAGGCGGAGGCGCCAGCCTCGTCTCAGGGTTCGCTTACCGACTTCGGACGCGAACTGGTGGCGGAGGCCTGCCGTTTGGGCATGGTGATAGACGTGAGCCATCTGAACGACGCCGGTTTCCGTGAGGTCGCCCATATTGTGAAGGTTCCCTTCATCGCCTCGCATTCAAACTGCCGCGCGCTGTCCTCGTCGCCAAGGAATCTCGCCGACTGGCAGCTTGAATCACTCGCCGCGGCTGGCGGCGTCACGGGCATGAACGCCTATGGCCCCTTCGCGGCGGAGGAGCGTTCCGCGAGGACCCCGGAGGCGCTGCTTGCCCATCTAGACTATGTCGTCCGCCGTTATGGCGTGGAGCACGCCGGGCTGGGACTGGATCTCTGCGCCTGTCTCTTGGCAATCAACGCCGGATATATCGGTGAGGGGAACACGGACCTTTTCAAGGACCATGCTGACGCCGGAGAGAGATTTATCAAGGCTGTGCGTGAAAGATATAAAGAGGACGAGGCGGACGCCATTTTGGGCGAGAATTTCCTGCGTATCTTCGAAATGGTGATGGGCGGCTAA
- a CDS encoding lytic transglycosylase domain-containing protein — MHAIPSGVKIIFNKITQRFSDCKQKNGGAGKFMLRVTVLCALLASLPLISGAVHREAASDWREGWREWKSGDAAAALNSWSKNPLTSPFEIRPARVAYWKIRALERLGRGEEAAVAASLLALRHPLDFYSLVLAYEGRYPALTRLVRSACARAAYIRRWNGEVAVASAKTGVSQNILLGLIRQESKFNEQAVSRSGAVGLMQLMPFTAREAAARLKNEELSPYDPTHNIMLGAAYFAHLKARFSNKLPLALAAYNAGAASVSRWDTEAGDWVEWIEEIPYPQTREYVRSVLENIEIYNVTDQEKRNGEPSFFAEALNRPQLMKKVASGKRPEGVGTNAR, encoded by the coding sequence ATGCATGCAATTCCCTCCGGGGTAAAAATCATCTTCAATAAAATAACGCAAAGATTCTCCGACTGCAAGCAAAAGAACGGAGGAGCGGGAAAGTTTATGCTCCGCGTTACGGTCTTATGCGCCCTTCTGGCCTCTCTCCCCCTCATATCCGGCGCGGTGCACCGCGAAGCCGCAAGCGACTGGCGCGAGGGCTGGCGGGAGTGGAAAAGCGGCGACGCCGCAGCCGCTCTGAACAGCTGGTCGAAGAACCCGCTGACCTCACCCTTTGAGATACGTCCCGCGCGCGTCGCCTACTGGAAGATACGCGCCCTCGAAAGGCTTGGCAGAGGCGAGGAGGCCGCCGTTGCCGCCTCGCTGCTCGCCCTGCGTCATCCGCTTGACTTTTACAGCCTGGTGCTGGCATATGAAGGGCGGTATCCGGCCCTCACGCGGCTCGTGCGCTCGGCCTGCGCGCGCGCCGCCTACATACGGCGATGGAACGGCGAGGTCGCGGTGGCCTCGGCAAAGACCGGAGTCTCACAAAATATCCTGCTGGGGCTTATCAGGCAGGAGAGCAAATTTAACGAACAGGCCGTGAGCCGCTCCGGGGCCGTGGGGCTCATGCAGCTGATGCCATTCACGGCGCGCGAGGCGGCGGCGCGCCTTAAAAACGAGGAACTTTCGCCCTATGACCCGACACACAATATTATGCTGGGGGCGGCATATTTCGCCCACCTAAAGGCAAGATTTTCGAACAAGCTGCCGCTCGCGCTCGCAGCCTATAACGCCGGCGCGGCCTCGGTCTCACGGTGGGACACGGAGGCCGGCGACTGGGTGGAATGGATAGAGGAGATCCCATACCCGCAGACACGCGAGTATGTGCGTTCAGTGCTGGAGAATATAGAGATATACAACGTAACGGACCAGGAAAAACGGAACGGAGAACCATCTTTCTTCGCGGAGGCGCTGAACCGCCCCCAGCTGATGAAAAAGGTCGCCTCCGGTAAAAGGCCGGAAGGAGTGGGCACAAATGCCAGGTGA
- the yedF gene encoding sulfurtransferase-like selenium metabolism protein YedF, translating to MIEIDARKLECPKPVLLVKEEADKGTAQIRACVDNEVAAENVTRFFESRGYTASREDGAEGIYITGQKSGEAAAVQKNGEGRTAILFTSDKIGAPSDGLGEVLMKAYIGTLTKTSTPPSAVALMNEGVKMALPEASTLDTLKELEAAGTKILICGTCTKHFGITDQITIGTISNMFEISEAVFGADKPIVLG from the coding sequence ATGATAGAAATCGACGCTAGAAAACTGGAATGCCCGAAACCAGTCCTGCTTGTAAAAGAAGAGGCGGATAAAGGTACCGCCCAGATACGCGCCTGCGTGGACAACGAGGTCGCGGCGGAAAACGTCACACGCTTCTTTGAAAGCCGCGGATATACCGCCTCACGCGAGGACGGCGCCGAGGGCATATACATCACCGGCCAAAAGAGCGGCGAAGCCGCCGCGGTACAAAAAAACGGAGAGGGACGCACCGCGATACTCTTCACCTCCGACAAAATCGGCGCTCCTTCCGACGGCCTCGGAGAGGTGCTTATGAAGGCATACATCGGAACGCTGACAAAGACATCCACACCGCCATCGGCCGTGGCCCTGATGAATGAGGGCGTAAAAATGGCGCTGCCGGAGGCATCGACACTCGACACGCTCAAAGAGCTGGAAGCCGCGGGGACAAAGATACTCATCTGCGGCACCTGCACGAAACATTTTGGGATCACCGACCAGATCACTATCGGCACTATATCCAACATGTTCGAGATTTCCGAGGCGGTCTTCGGAGCGGACAAGCCGATAGTCCTCGGCTGA
- a CDS encoding HD domain-containing phosphohydrolase, which translates to MTLRCKTQLFLGVILLSVLLILDILFTNFLITSAEQTDRERMTRDLSRTSVTLNGEVRTLSAIAGNWAYSDKAWDYMTGLNPDYPNIYLNRAVLTEIGVSSLIFIDNDFNVKFARDYSAPDDSSTPESEVAAIFSNQGEDIFKNLPVDGTSGIVMKGEEPIFFAVKHIRRSDKGGDQAGYLIATMALSPKMIHKITSGLHFTFAVEPVPQNDKGRELPNMILNTDPRNSFTTGRLLVRDHAGSPAFWISGISQNVDIKSAERELQILFSILAIAALFVVFLFGFFMKHQITNRMKRLQHEIEAIRDEASDARSITIDRKRDEIASIQRTLNDFMAFFDFKQGEKNKADDITISVYKRFAEAGRRLCMKTLEDIATAFSPGDEKFRAALVRGAAKARDFARENGFEEEDLIYIYLGALFSRMGMLSLPFSIRTKTSPLTPAELREYRKYPIKSKDFMEAIELLRPASALPYAWNENWDGTGFPQGLSGSAIPIQARIFAIADAWNEMTRPWPGRRIPSEDEVIERLRAQAGTRLDPQLVEKFIAFLKQQKY; encoded by the coding sequence ATGACGCTCAGGTGTAAAACACAACTTTTTCTCGGAGTAATACTGCTGTCAGTGCTGCTGATACTTGATATTCTGTTTACAAATTTTTTGATCACATCAGCGGAACAGACTGACAGAGAGCGTATGACCAGAGACCTCTCCAGAACCTCTGTGACCCTGAACGGGGAGGTGCGCACGCTCTCGGCGATAGCTGGCAACTGGGCCTACTCAGACAAAGCGTGGGACTATATGACCGGCCTCAACCCCGACTACCCGAATATATACCTCAACAGGGCCGTTCTTACGGAGATCGGCGTCTCATCGCTGATATTCATAGACAACGACTTCAACGTAAAATTCGCCCGCGACTACAGCGCCCCCGACGACAGCTCCACTCCGGAGAGCGAGGTCGCCGCGATCTTCAGCAACCAGGGAGAGGATATCTTTAAAAACCTCCCCGTCGACGGCACAAGCGGTATCGTAATGAAGGGTGAGGAACCTATATTCTTCGCCGTCAAGCATATACGCCGCTCCGACAAGGGCGGAGACCAGGCCGGCTACCTTATCGCCACGATGGCCCTCTCGCCGAAGATGATCCATAAAATCACCAGCGGCCTCCATTTCACCTTCGCCGTGGAGCCCGTTCCGCAAAATGATAAGGGGCGGGAGCTTCCGAATATGATCCTCAATACCGACCCGCGAAATTCATTCACCACAGGGCGGCTGCTCGTGCGCGACCACGCCGGCTCGCCTGCTTTCTGGATCTCCGGCATCTCCCAAAACGTGGATATCAAGAGCGCCGAGCGTGAACTGCAGATACTCTTCTCCATTCTCGCGATCGCCGCGCTCTTCGTCGTATTCCTCTTCGGATTCTTTATGAAACACCAGATAACAAACCGCATGAAACGCCTACAGCACGAGATAGAGGCTATCCGCGACGAAGCCAGCGACGCGCGCAGCATCACGATAGACCGCAAACGCGACGAGATTGCCAGCATCCAGCGCACGCTGAACGACTTCATGGCCTTCTTCGACTTTAAACAGGGTGAGAAGAACAAAGCCGACGACATCACGATCTCCGTCTACAAACGTTTCGCGGAGGCCGGCAGACGCCTCTGCATGAAGACGCTTGAAGACATCGCGACGGCCTTCTCACCGGGAGACGAAAAATTCCGCGCCGCGCTCGTCAGAGGCGCCGCCAAGGCACGGGACTTCGCAAGGGAAAACGGGTTCGAAGAGGAAGATCTCATCTATATCTACCTCGGAGCGCTCTTCAGCCGTATGGGTATGCTCTCGCTGCCTTTCTCCATCCGCACCAAGACCTCGCCGCTTACGCCTGCGGAGCTGCGCGAATACCGGAAGTATCCGATAAAATCAAAGGACTTCATGGAAGCGATAGAACTCCTGCGCCCCGCCTCCGCGCTGCCTTACGCGTGGAATGAAAACTGGGACGGCACCGGATTCCCGCAGGGGCTATCAGGCAGCGCAATACCGATCCAGGCAAGGATATTCGCCATCGCGGACGCCTGGAACGAGATGACGCGCCCCTGGCCCGGACGCCGCATCCCTTCGGAAGACGAAGTGATTGAGAGACTGCGCGCGCAGGCCGGTACGCGTCTTGACCCGCAGCTCGTGGAAAAATTCATCGCCTTTCTGAAACAGCAGAAGTATTAG
- a CDS encoding ImmA/IrrE family metallo-endopeptidase, with product MQPENNAEELEEESFDDFPSPPPVIPEWARQEGSQWQRLDEFDILAKAEELTGLSLEIKYEPLPIGVWGIHLVRGERGRVFVNSQLPPFWQRFAIFHELYHLLNHTKGARFWQHTFVSMESFENRADSFAWAAAWPEWEENQYCDWN from the coding sequence ATGCAGCCGGAGAATAACGCCGAAGAGTTAGAGGAAGAAAGTTTTGATGATTTCCCCTCCCCTCCGCCGGTAATTCCGGAATGGGCGCGGCAGGAGGGGAGCCAATGGCAGCGCCTCGATGAGTTTGACATCCTGGCAAAGGCCGAAGAGCTGACGGGACTCTCTCTTGAGATAAAATACGAGCCCCTTCCGATAGGAGTCTGGGGGATACATCTGGTGCGCGGCGAGCGCGGACGCGTATTCGTCAACTCACAGCTGCCTCCGTTCTGGCAGCGTTTTGCAATATTTCATGAGCTTTATCATCTGCTGAACCATACTAAGGGCGCGCGTTTCTGGCAGCATACGTTTGTTTCGATGGAAAGTTTTGAAAACCGCGCCGACAGCTTCGCCTGGGCCGCCGCTTGGCCCGAGTGGGAGGAAAACCAGTATTGCGACTGGAATTAG
- a CDS encoding triphosphoribosyl-dephospho-CoA synthase: MKSRAAKLLASAAHEAAVREVLTTPKPGLVDAEGSGCHEDMDCALFIKSAQAIAPFWEAQARTGLNGTPPSEAMRELRAAGAEMERAMFAATDGINTHKGLIYLMSLLLYGAGYMLSTEGEASADGAARAASRAVSGAVARELGPLAAKSPDRPLSNGERLFLEYGITGVRGEAERAFPSVVKDGLSALRNALDGGAAENDAGLAALLAIMAVCEDSNVIHRAGYGYWRDVYPRLVADTAVKFDPQRPDYRPLYALEAAFLPLRVSPGGAADLLSCTYFLNFLQKDIIY; the protein is encoded by the coding sequence ATGAAGTCAAGAGCGGCTAAGTTGCTGGCCTCGGCGGCGCACGAAGCGGCGGTCCGCGAGGTGCTTACGACTCCGAAGCCTGGGCTTGTCGACGCTGAGGGAAGCGGATGCCATGAGGATATGGACTGCGCGCTTTTTATAAAGAGCGCGCAGGCGATCGCTCCCTTTTGGGAGGCACAGGCGCGTACCGGTCTCAACGGAACGCCGCCGTCGGAGGCGATGCGGGAGCTGCGGGCGGCGGGGGCGGAGATGGAGCGCGCGATGTTTGCCGCCACGGATGGAATAAACACCCATAAGGGGCTGATCTATCTGATGTCGCTGCTGCTTTACGGAGCGGGCTATATGTTATCGACGGAGGGCGAGGCGTCGGCGGACGGCGCGGCAAGGGCCGCCTCGCGCGCCGTGAGCGGCGCTGTGGCGAGGGAGCTTGGGCCGCTGGCCGCGAAGAGTCCGGATAGGCCTCTGTCGAATGGAGAGAGGCTCTTTTTAGAGTACGGTATCACCGGCGTCCGCGGCGAAGCGGAGAGGGCCTTTCCATCCGTTGTCAAAGACGGCCTTTCCGCTCTGAGGAATGCCTTGGACGGCGGAGCTGCGGAGAACGACGCGGGGCTGGCCGCACTGCTTGCGATAATGGCGGTCTGCGAGGACAGCAATGTGATACACCGGGCGGGATACGGCTACTGGAGGGATGTCTACCCGCGTCTCGTCGCGGATACAGCGGTGAAGTTTGACCCGCAGCGCCCCGACTACCGGCCGCTGTACGCGCTGGAAGCCGCTTTCCTGCCGCTGCGCGTGAGCCCGGGCGGCGCGGCAGATCTTTTAAGTTGTACATATTTTTTGAATTTTTTGCAGAAAGATATAATCTATTAG
- a CDS encoding YbaK/EbsC family protein, producing MPGEGFNPIETVRKFLEESECSSQIRETTATIFTVADASAAVGAPEKEILKSILLRVNHGKSFALALMSGVNRVDTKKIKRLLGASHVSFADGETCTEWSGFRPGGVPPVGYPEQPPTLLDEDLFLYHTVWAAAGTDHAFFPVAPEELLRITGGTKADIKKD from the coding sequence ATGCCAGGTGAGGGTTTCAACCCAATAGAAACGGTACGGAAATTTCTTGAAGAAAGCGAATGTTCGTCGCAGATAAGGGAGACCACGGCCACCATATTCACCGTCGCCGACGCCTCCGCGGCAGTAGGCGCACCGGAAAAAGAGATACTTAAGAGCATACTGCTGCGCGTGAACCACGGGAAGAGCTTCGCGCTCGCGCTGATGTCCGGCGTCAACCGCGTTGACACCAAAAAGATCAAGAGGCTCTTGGGGGCTTCGCACGTCTCATTCGCCGACGGCGAGACCTGCACGGAATGGTCAGGCTTCCGCCCCGGCGGCGTGCCGCCGGTGGGCTATCCGGAACAGCCGCCGACGCTGCTCGACGAGGATCTCTTTCTCTATCATACGGTGTGGGCCGCCGCCGGCACCGACCACGCCTTTTTCCCAGTCGCGCCTGAAGAGCTGCTGAGGATCACCGGCGGCACGAAGGCCGACATCAAAAAAGACTGA
- a CDS encoding HesA/MoeB/ThiF family protein codes for MSFKEPVEYMAERASRHGDVLTVSLSVCREAASLSGLSVREAEIAALRGGLCPARYERTIGTFGLEGQARLLESCAAVAGCGGLGGWITEILARAGVGRLILIDGDVFDENNLNRQLYATEENIGEPKAAAAAERVRQVNSGVTAEYYQMFIDEANGAELLSPADVVLDALDNNRGRRDVFSLCRRLGIPFVHGAVAGFFGQAAVLRPQDRPLWESSELPDKGIELTTGNPPFIPPFIASVQAAEALKILAGLEGGLEHTLLWFDLMRCDMQRLRLK; via the coding sequence TTGAGTTTTAAAGAACCGGTTGAATATATGGCGGAGCGGGCCTCGCGTCACGGAGACGTTCTCACCGTTTCCCTGTCCGTCTGCCGCGAGGCGGCCTCTTTAAGCGGCCTGTCGGTTCGTGAGGCGGAGATCGCCGCGCTGCGCGGAGGGCTTTGCCCCGCGCGCTATGAGCGCACGATCGGCACCTTCGGCCTTGAGGGACAGGCGCGGCTGCTTGAGTCCTGCGCGGCTGTGGCAGGCTGCGGCGGACTCGGCGGCTGGATAACTGAGATTCTTGCCCGCGCCGGCGTGGGGCGGCTTATTCTTATCGACGGCGATGTCTTTGACGAAAATAATCTTAACCGCCAGCTCTACGCGACGGAGGAAAATATCGGTGAGCCGAAGGCCGCCGCCGCCGCCGAGCGTGTAAGACAGGTCAATTCCGGCGTCACGGCGGAATATTATCAGATGTTTATAGATGAGGCGAACGGCGCGGAGCTTCTCTCTCCGGCAGATGTGGTGCTCGACGCGCTGGATAACAACCGCGGACGCCGTGATGTATTCAGCCTCTGCCGGAGGCTCGGCATTCCCTTCGTTCACGGGGCGGTGGCCGGCTTTTTCGGCCAGGCGGCGGTGCTGCGGCCGCAGGACAGGCCGCTGTGGGAGAGCTCGGAACTCCCTGATAAGGGAATAGAACTTACTACAGGCAACCCGCCCTTTATACCGCCGTTTATCGCCTCGGTGCAGGCGGCGGAGGCGCTTAAAATTCTCGCGGGGCTTGAGGGAGGGCTGGAGCATACTCTGCTTTGGTTTGATCTTATGCGCTGTGATATGCAGAGGCTGAGATTAAAATGA
- a CDS encoding radical SAM protein, giving the protein MADKLKKLPFFLPFAGCRGQCVYCNQRAITGVTEVPSPDYVRAVLKDIKEPREICYFGGSFCRFPEETIKAYLDCVAEYAPAGSAVRFSTYPGDLRDDALRALIKKYPVSRIELGIPTLDPAVLAACRREAAPEKIFEDISLLMKDSLPVGVQMMIGLPGQRRESSLRDLTRLAELKGSERWELRLYPCLVIAGTELERLYRRGEYRPLSVEEAALWGGEFIELAVVFGFVPIRIGLQETVSLAAEVKAGPHHPALGELILAEAEARRLVKLVPKGPWQVPRRDISKFRGHGGFGIKRLAIHAGISENEAAKQIVYES; this is encoded by the coding sequence ATGGCGGATAAATTGAAGAAGCTGCCCTTTTTTTTGCCCTTCGCCGGGTGCCGCGGGCAGTGCGTATACTGTAATCAGCGGGCGATAACCGGGGTGACGGAGGTACCGAGTCCCGATTATGTCCGCGCCGTTTTGAAAGATATCAAAGAGCCGCGGGAGATATGCTATTTCGGCGGCTCTTTCTGCCGTTTCCCTGAAGAGACGATAAAGGCATACCTCGACTGCGTCGCGGAATACGCTCCGGCGGGCAGCGCCGTACGCTTTTCTACCTATCCGGGGGACCTGCGTGACGATGCGCTGCGCGCGCTGATAAAAAAATATCCCGTCTCGCGTATCGAGCTGGGTATCCCTACGCTTGACCCAGCCGTTCTCGCCGCCTGCCGCCGGGAGGCCGCCCCGGAAAAGATATTCGAGGATATCTCGCTCCTCATGAAGGATTCCCTGCCGGTTGGCGTTCAGATGATGATCGGGCTGCCGGGACAGCGCAGGGAGAGCAGCCTGCGTGACCTTACGAGGCTTGCGGAGCTCAAGGGCAGTGAACGCTGGGAGCTGCGTCTATATCCATGCCTTGTGATCGCGGGTACGGAGCTCGAACGGCTCTATCGGAGGGGTGAGTACCGCCCGCTTTCGGTGGAGGAGGCGGCCCTATGGGGCGGGGAGTTTATCGAGCTCGCCGTGGTATTTGGCTTTGTGCCGATCCGGATCGGTCTGCAGGAGACGGTGTCGCTGGCAGCGGAGGTTAAGGCGGGGCCGCACCATCCGGCGCTTGGCGAACTGATACTTGCGGAGGCGGAGGCCAGGAGGCTTGTGAAGCTTGTTCCCAAAGGCCCCTGGCAGGTCCCGCGCCGCGATATCTCAAAATTTCGCGGTCATGGCGGTTTTGGTATAAAACGCCTTGCAATACACGCCGGAATATCAGAAAATGAGGCCGCGAAACAGATAGTATATGAAAGCTGA
- a CDS encoding YjiH family protein codes for MESVTHDKKNLLKFVIPSLLGIGVFLVPFPLHGGMNTLIGHAKEFLMMSIIGWQPLIVSALSLVVALLTVSARFFRPRWIIENHILHENLSGGPVWFAARVCALPISLFVLFGSQHYLGIGGPLSIFVAKASFIVNNLAPRLIMLAIVLGIWAPLIMDFGLVQFIAVYASPIMRPLFRVPGRAAIDCVASWLGSSSMAVVFTAKMYDAGYYTDREAAAIVCGFSLAGIYNIYAIAELFYMEYAMPQILFVVYLTMILLAAVLPRIWPLSTIPDNYYLGRDNYHAHHTGERHGHSLFGWAMLRGTARARHMNVKQYLHESLAIIYTLLFSTVPLMVTFGTLLFVVAETTSIVKILAVPAETALKTMGAMESSIIASATVFSFVDQFLAVTYGRLLLTEQARFICICLSITGLINLTEVGLHVWHSNIPLRFWQMTVVYVMRIVMSMVIVIPAAGLLFP; via the coding sequence TTGGAATCTGTAACACACGACAAGAAGAATCTGCTTAAATTTGTAATACCATCTCTGCTGGGGATCGGCGTCTTTCTCGTTCCTTTCCCGCTGCACGGAGGGATGAATACTCTGATCGGGCACGCTAAAGAATTTTTGATGATGTCGATCATCGGGTGGCAGCCGCTTATAGTTTCGGCTCTCTCTCTCGTTGTGGCGCTTTTAACGGTGTCTGCGAGGTTTTTCAGGCCCAGGTGGATAATAGAGAACCATATTCTCCACGAGAATCTCTCCGGCGGTCCCGTATGGTTCGCCGCGCGCGTCTGCGCTTTGCCGATCTCGCTCTTTGTGCTTTTTGGCTCGCAGCACTATCTTGGTATCGGCGGCCCGCTCAGCATATTTGTGGCGAAGGCCTCGTTTATCGTCAACAATCTGGCTCCGCGCCTTATTATGCTCGCGATCGTCCTTGGGATATGGGCGCCTCTGATCATGGATTTTGGCCTTGTTCAGTTTATCGCCGTTTACGCGAGTCCTATTATGCGCCCGCTCTTCCGCGTGCCGGGACGCGCGGCGATCGACTGTGTCGCCTCGTGGCTAGGCAGCAGCTCGATGGCGGTCGTATTCACAGCGAAGATGTACGACGCAGGTTATTATACGGACCGCGAGGCGGCGGCGATCGTCTGTGGTTTCTCGCTCGCCGGTATATATAATATCTACGCGATCGCAGAGCTTTTCTATATGGAGTACGCGATGCCGCAGATACTTTTCGTCGTCTATCTCACGATGATCCTGCTGGCTGCGGTGCTGCCGCGGATATGGCCGCTCTCGACGATACCGGATAATTATTACCTGGGGCGTGACAACTACCACGCGCATCACACGGGAGAGCGTCACGGTCATTCGCTCTTTGGCTGGGCGATGCTTAGGGGGACGGCGAGGGCGCGCCATATGAACGTAAAGCAGTATCTGCATGAGAGCTTGGCGATAATATACACGCTGCTTTTCAGCACCGTACCGCTGATGGTGACATTCGGAACGCTGCTCTTCGTGGTTGCCGAAACGACAAGCATAGTGAAGATATTGGCCGTTCCCGCGGAGACGGCGCTTAAAACGATGGGGGCGATGGAGTCGAGTATAATCGCCTCCGCGACGGTTTTTTCCTTTGTCGACCAGTTCCTCGCCGTCACCTATGGACGGTTGCTGCTCACTGAGCAGGCCCGTTTCATCTGTATCTGTCTTTCGATAACGGGGCTGATAAACCTTACCGAGGTCGGTCTGCATGTGTGGCATTCAAACATCCCGCTGCGCTTCTGGCAGATGACGGTGGTATACGTGATGAGGATCGTCATGTCAATGGTCATCGTCATTCCGGCCGCGGGGCTGCTTTTTCCGTAA
- a CDS encoding helix-turn-helix transcriptional regulator: MSLGNRIKSLRKAQHLTQQKLADKVEVSRIYVQALESNRRLPSMKLLQKLAPALNVEVTDLLMDFSTPDKPGRVQLESMLDNGELEIWYRSKKLSEKELRRVYRVIEAALDDWDEKDAAGE; encoded by the coding sequence ATGAGTCTAGGTAATAGAATCAAATCACTTCGTAAGGCGCAGCACCTCACACAGCAGAAACTTGCTGACAAAGTGGAAGTGAGCCGTATTTATGTTCAGGCGCTTGAGAGCAACCGCCGCCTTCCTTCAATGAAACTTCTTCAGAAACTGGCGCCGGCGCTCAACGTTGAGGTTACGGACCTTCTTATGGACTTTTCCACTCCCGACAAGCCGGGGCGCGTGCAGCTGGAATCGATGCTTGACAACGGCGAGCTTGAGATCTGGTACCGCAGCAAGAAGCTTTCGGAAAAGGAGCTCCGCCGGGTCTATCGTGTCATCGAAGCCGCTCTTGACGACTGGGATGAAAAGGATGCAGCCGGAGAATAA